The window CTCAACACAACATAAGGTTTGTGTCTTTGCTTAAgggaattttttcaaaaacatttcaattttaaactaaaaaaccTATAATTCCTAACTAAACCTAAAAATATTTGCATCTAAGTAATAAAAATCGAATATTTCCAGGTTGGCGGTAGTGcgctttcattttattttacaatttataGACGAATTTAAACATTAAGTTATAGAGAAGTGAGATAATTCCTTAAAGGACTCTCTCaacaattgaaattaaatattgaatttaagtataatttattaaagcGTTATACCAGGCAACATATAACCAATGACTGGTCCGATGCCACTACGACCTAAGGCTCCTTACATGGCTACTTAAGGTAATTCCTACTAGATCACAGTTGGGCGGGGACGTGGGGAAGTCcctcttttttatttctgaGAGGCGAACGATCTATAACAGGCTCGTTCCGGCCACGTTCTCCGAGAGGATCATCTTCTGGACGTCGCAGAACACATCCCGGATACAGCCTGTGTCCGTGGCGACGGTGAAGTGATAGTAGCACTCCCGTTCCGAGGTGCCCATATCGACCTGATTCCGGGAGTGGCGCTTGAAGGGTTCCTGGGTGATGTCCACCAGTTTCTGCTTGATGAACAGCTTCGTCCAGTCGCTCTCATCGAAGCAATTGTCCTGCTGCGGTCGCTTGCAGAAGTCCTCGTATTCGGGGAAGTAGTCCACAATATGCTTGCCAGCCCGGATCTTCCGCTCCATGATGTCGTACTTGTTGAGGAACACTATCAGGCCGGCGGAGGCCAGGAAGCGATTCTGCCACACAGCTCTGAAGAGCTTAAGGGCCTCCTGCAGTCGATTCTGGGTGGGATCCTCGCGCAGATTCTGATCGAACTCGCTGCATGAGATGAGGAACAACACCGCCTGGATGCCTTCGAAGACCTGGATCCACTTATTCCGCTGATCCCGCTGGCCACCCACATCGTACATGCGGAACTCCTGCTCGCCACCACCCATGCTCTTGGGGATGGACACACGGAAGGAGATCTGCGAGATGCCAGTTGTGATCTTCCGGCTGTGCAGGATGTCTTCGGTGCTGGGTATGTAATCCACATTGCTGATTCGTTCAAAGTTGTCCAGGAAACTGGAGGAGATAAAACAGGAGAGTAAGTATGGAAGTTTAGGATAGGAATTCTCTAGAGGATTACTTACTATTTGGCGCTGTCCAGGAGGGGGAATTCATTCGAGCGATTGTAGCAGGCGCGGATTCCCACATCATTCCAAAGAGCCATGACGTGATCGCAGTActcctaaaaaaataaataaaaaataaatgtttagtTGTAAAGACGACAGTTACGAAAGAAAGTCATTATAAAAGAATCGAACTATTGTAAACTTTGCTAATAAAACACTTTAATTGTGAAATCCCTAATGGAATTGCAGACTAATGGTTATGGATATAAAGAAAGTCACTTTAATAAGTGGGTTTCGGTTTATCCGACCATTATCTAATCAGTAATGGAACGAACAGGTAACCGGAACCGAATCACCATATCATAAAAGTCCCAAATTTTTGCCAAATTTTCTCAAGATTGAAGATTACTCACTGGGGTGGAGAGAACATAAAACCCGGAATGACTGGGCATCTGGGTACCGCCCAGCCCCCACCTAGTATGAGCCTATGGTACATTATTTTTTCTAATCTTATCATAAGCCATATAATGACCGCTGGCTGTAGGTTTAGAGCCACATActcatatgtatgtatggtaTTTGGTTTGAGAATGTGGATGAATCATTTTTGAAAGAGCACTGCAGCTGTTGAAAAACTTAAACCTGAGCCAGGAAGTCCGatttacagaaaaaaaaaacacttgttTAGGAAACTTTTCAGACACATTCCGCACCCATTCGCTTCATGGATGGGCCGTCAATCAAATCGGCCAATCGGCCAGAGAGATAAGGCCAAAGCCGCTACAGATTTGACGCAAGTTCCATTCGACTTCAAAGTCGTTTTCCCTGGATTTTGAATGGCGACAAAACAGTTTCTGAAGTGCATCTAGGGATAAGATACCCGGTACAGATACGACTACTTGACAGGGCCGAAACTCAAAGCCCCAAAACTCACCTCATTCATGGGCCATTCGGGGGCCAGGCCGGGCAGGGagaggatatagtcggccgatcgttCGCTGGTGCAGCTCCCAAAATCGATTCCCAGGACACCCATTTGACCCACCAACTGCAGGATGCTGTCGTGGATGTTCTGGTAGATCTCGGGTATCTTTTCACGCCGTTCACTTCAAGGATAACAAAGACTTTAGTATGAAGATTTTAAAGATAGTCCTGATAACTTACTTGTCCGTGAATCCATTGATGTGGAGTATCCTCATCTGCTTGATGATGGTGGTCTTGCCCGACTCGGCTGTGCCCAGGAGCAGGATCTTGACGGGGGTATCGCGGAACGGTGACTTGGACATGTCCTTGAGCAAGTGATGATCGTGAACCGCCTGGAGCTCCGACTCCTTCTGTCCGATCGCCGCCTGCTTTGAAGGTTGTGGGCGCAAACAGCGCAAAAGTCTGCAGAAGAGTGGAAGCGAAGGCAAATTTATTTAGCGCTTGTTTGGCGACGACTTCTAAGGAAAAACAATCCCCACGGTCAACACGATCAGTGGACTATATATAGATACAGTCAAAAGCAAATGTTTGCATACACCCCGAAAGGTAACCAACTCTAACGCTCCGACGGAACTGCCTGATGTatgtttaattaaaagcaCACAGAAGCCAGAGacagagatacagatacaggtACAGATATAGATAC of the Drosophila ananassae strain 14024-0371.13 chromosome 2R, ASM1763931v2, whole genome shotgun sequence genome contains:
- the LOC6493380 gene encoding guanine nucleotide-binding protein G(f) subunit alpha, with the translated sequence MKLRLLRCLRPQPSKQAAIGQKESELQAVHDHHLLKDMSKSPFRDTPVKILLLGTAESGKTTIIKQMRILHINGFTDNERREKIPEIYQNIHDSILQLVGQMGVLGIDFGSCTSERSADYILSLPGLAPEWPMNEEYCDHVMALWNDVGIRACYNRSNEFPLLDSAKYFLDNFERISNVDYIPSTEDILHSRKITTGISQISFRVSIPKSMGGGEQEFRMYDVGGQRDQRNKWIQVFEGIQAVLFLISCSEFDQNLREDPTQNRLQEALKLFRAVWQNRFLASAGLIVFLNKYDIMERKIRAGKHIVDYFPEYEDFCKRPQQDNCFDESDWTKLFIKQKLVDITQEPFKRHSRNQVDMGTSERECYYHFTVATDTGCIRDVFCDVQKMILSENVAGTSLL